The Amycolatopsis jiangsuensis nucleotide sequence GTCGAACAGGTCGGTGGCGTACTCGACGGAGATGCTGAGGTCACCGGTCCCGGCAGCGTGGTCCGTCACGTCGATGGCGAGGTCGAAGCGGGCGGTGCCGAGCCGTCCCTCCAGCTCCTTGCGGTCGTACAGCTCGGTGAGGTGACCGGCCACCGGCTCCTCGTGCAGAGCGAACAGCACCTGGAACAACGGGTTGCGGCTCAGGTCGCGTTCCGGGCTCAACTCAGCCACCAGCTTCTCGAAAGGCAGCTCTTGGTGCGCGTATGCCTGCCGCGCAACCTCGCGGACCCGGCCCAGCAGCTCGCGCCAGGTCGGATCGCCGGAGAAGTCGGTGCGCAGGACGACGGTGTTCACGAAGTAGCCGACCACATCGTCCAGCTCGGGACGCGGCCGGCCGCCAATCAGCGTGCCGACGGCGACGTCGGTCTCGTCGGCGTAGCGACCGAGCAGCACCTGCAACGGAGCCAGCAGGCCCATGAACAACGTGATGCCTTCGGCACGGCACAGCCGCCTGAGCCGGCGAGTCAAGTCGATCGGGACACGCAGTAGTTCGCGGCGGCCACGATGGCTCGCGGCGGGCGGCCGGGGACGGCTGGTCGGCAGCTCCAGGACAGGCATCCCCGACAACCGGGCGCGCCAGTGACCTGACAGCCGCTCCAACTCGGCACCGGTGAGCCGCTCACGCTGCCAAGCCGCGTAGTCGGCGTACGTCACAGGCAGCGGCGCCGGGATGGGGCGGTGGCCGTCGGCGAGGCCCGCGTAGTACTCGCCAAGCTCCCGGACCATGAGGTCGATCGACGCGCCGTCGCAGGCCAGGTGATGCATCGTCAGCAAGACCACGTCACGGCTCGGAGCACACAGCACGTCCGCGCGCAGCAGCGGTGGGCGGTCGAGCGCGAACGGGGCACGGACAAGCCGGGTGATCAGCGCGTCCAGCTCCTCCTCTGCCACCTCGATGCGGCGCAGCGGCACCGAGGCCGGCTCGCGCGGTTCGGGACGGCCCCGGCCGTCGTCGGAGACGAAAGCCGTGCGCAGCGCGGGGTGCCGTCGCACCAGAGCGGACAGGCATTCCTGCAGCAGCGCCGGATCAACACGCCCGCCGGGTACGCCCAAGGCCACCGGCAGGTGGTACGCGGGTACCGAGTCGTTCAGCTGCTCGAAGAACCAGATCCGCTCCTGGCCGAAGGACAGTTCGGCAGTCGTTGCCGCGGGGATCGGCCGGTCGGCCGAGGGGGCCGCGCCGTCCAGCGACGCGGCGAGCGCGGCCGGGGTCGGATGAGCGAAGACCGACTGGGTGTCGACCGGCACGCCGAGCTGCGCGCGCAGCCGGGCCACGACCCGGACCGCGGTGAGCGACTGGCCGCCCAGTCCGAAGAAGTCGTCATACGGCGCTACGTCGTCAAGCCCGAGGACTTCGGCCCACACGCGGCACACGGCCGCGGTGCGCGACGGCAGCGGCTCATCGCCGGGCGCCGGCCCGCTCGCTCGGACCGGGCCGTGCGGGATTCGCCGGGCGGCTTCCCGGTCGGCCTTGCCCGCCGGGGTGCGAGGCAAGGCCTCGAGCACGGCGTAGCCCTGGGCCACCATGTGCGCGGGAAGTCGCCGGGCCAGGTGCTCACGGACCTGGCGCGGCAGGTCCGCTGCCGCATTCCGTGCGCCGGGGGCGGGCACGAGGTACGCCACCAGCTGGTCGCCCCCGGCTGCCTCGTGGTCGACGACCACCACCGCGTCCGCGACGAAGGGGTGGCTGCGCGCAGCGGCCTCGATCTCGCCGAGCTCGATGCGGACGCCGCGTACCTTGACCTGGTCGTCGTTGCGTCCCAGCAGTTCCAGGGTGCCGTCGGCGGACCACCGGGCGAGGTCTCCGGTCCGGTACAGGCGTCCCGGAGTATCCCCGAACGGGTCGGGTACGAACCGGTCCGCGGTCAGTGCGGGCCGGTTGAGGTATCCGCGTGCCACGCCTGGGCCGCCGATCCACAGCTCGCCGACGAATCCTGGACCGGCTTCTCGCCCATTCTCGTCCACGACGTGCAGGCGGGTGTTGGACAGGGCCGTGCCGACCGTGACGCGGTCGGCGACGGCGATGCGGGCGGCGGTAGCCCACACCGTCGCCTCAGTCGGCCCGTACAGGTTCCACAGGGTGCCGCCGGTCGCGAGCAGGTCGCCGGCCAGCCGCGAGTCGAGCGGCTCACCACCCGAGAGCAGCACTCGGCCGTGCCCGTCGGTCCAGCCGGACGCCAGCAGCATCCGCCAGCTGGTGGGAGTCGCCTGCACGACGCTCACCCCCGCCTCGGCGATGGTGGCGGCCAGCAGCTCCGGGTCGGTGTTGGCGGCGCGCGGGGCCATCACCACCGTCGTCCCTCGGGTCAGCGGCAGGAACAGCTCCAGAATCGAGATGTCGAACGACAGCGGGGTCAGCGCGAGGACCCGGTCGCCCGGCTCCAGGCCCGGGCGCTCGGCCGCACTCCGCAGGAACGAGGCGACCGCCGCGTGGTCGACGGCGACGCCCTTGGGTACGCCCGTCGAACCGGAGGTGTAGATGACGTAGGCCAGGTGGGACGGGTGTACTGCCTGCCCGACGGGAACCGACGGTTCCGCGGGGAAGTCCTCGGCGGACAGGACTTCGGCCACGCCGGACGCCAGAGCCTGCGTGCGCCGGTGCGCGTCGCACAGCGTCAGCCCGGTCCCCGAGTCGGAAGTCATGTACCGCAGCCGGTCGGCTGGGTAGCCGGGGTCGAGGGGCAGGTACGCGGCGCCCGATTTCAGGATGCCGAGCAAGGCCACGACCAGCTCCACCGAGCGATCGAGGCAAACCCCGACCAGGTCCTCCGGCCCCACGCCACGGATCCGCAGCTCGGCGGCGAGTGCCGTGGCCCGGCGGTCCACTTCGGCATAGGTGGCGTGGCGACCTCCTGCGACGACGGCGACCGCGTCGGGTGCTGCGGCTGCCTGCTGTTCCCACAGCGCGACGAGGGTGGTCGGCGTCATGGACGATCCTTTCTCAGCCTTGTGCGGACAACGCGCGGACGATCGTCTCGGCGAGCTCTCGTTCCGCGCCGCGCACATACAGATGGGGCGCACCCGGGAACAGGTGCACCGAGAAGTCGCTCGAGGTGTGCCGGCGCCAGCCGACGAGCTCCGGCTCGCCGACGCTGTCGTCGGCCGAGCCGGCCAGAACCGTCACAGCGCACGGCAACGGGGCCTCAACGCGGTACGGGTAGGTCTCGCACAATGTCAGGTCCGCGCGCAGCAGCGGCAGCAGCAGCTCTTTCAGCTCGGCGTCCACGCCGTCGAATTCGGCGGTGGCGAGCAGCTCGTCATCCGGCAGCGTGTGCCGCGAATCGCGGTCCGGCAGGTCGGGGGCGCGCATGCCCGACAGGAAGAGACGCTCCGGCAGGCGTGTGCCCAGCGCACGCAGCCGCCGGGCCGTCTCGAAGGCGATCAGGGAACCCATGCTGTGTCCGAAAAAGGCGTACGGCAGGTCCGTGTGGTCCGCGACGAGCGGCGCGAGCGCGGCCACGGCCTCGTCCATGGACGTCAGGGCTGATTCGGCGAACCGGCTCTCCCTTCCGGGCAGCTGGACCGTGCAGACTTCGACGGTGTCCGGCAGGTGGGGCGCGAGCCGGTAGGCGGACGCACCGGCCCCGGCGTGCGGGAAGACGAAAAGGCGCCGCCGCGCGGTGCGTTCACGGCTACCGAGCCCGCGCAGCCAGGCGGCCGCGGGGCCGGCGGCCGTCATCGTGACGTCCGTACAGACCGCGGGGTCAAGTCGGTCCACACCTGTTCGATGTGGTCCAGGCACTCCTGGCGGGTCCCCCGGGCGCCGGTGGCGGTCCAGCCGGCGGGCAGAGCGCGGTCGGCGAACCAAACGGAGTACTGCTCCTCGTGGTTCACCACGACGACGTACCGGTCTTCGACGGGTGATGAGCTCATCTGCGTCAGGCCTCCGCCCCGATGAAGAAATCGCCTTCGCGACGGCCGCGGCCCGCGGCGACGATCCGGTCGTGCACCCACTTGCCGACGGCGAGGTCGAGTACGCCCAGCCCGAACGGCGAGAAGATCGCCGGGCGTCCGGGGTCCCGGCACAACCGCTCGCGCAACAGGTCGCCGAGAGTGCCGTCGACGAAGTCCCGGTTGCCGGTGCGCTGTTCGGTCAGGTGCAGCGAGGTGCGCTCACGTACGGCGTGGTCCACGTCGTCGGTGAAGTTCTGCGCGGCGAGTATCACCTCGGGTGCGAGGTCGCGCAGGGAGAGGTGCAGGACCACCGGGTTGTGCGCCAGCAGCCGGGGGTCGTGGAGGTGCGGCTCACCGGCCACGGTGGTCAGCAGCACGAGATCGCAGCCGGTGAACGCGTCCTCCACCCGGTCGGCGAGCACGATCTCGGCCTCGGTGTGCCCGGCGATCATGGCGCCGAAGCGGCTCGCCACCGCCGGTTCGAGGTCGAAGAGCCGGAACCCGCCGATCTCCCAGCCGAGATCGCGCAGGAACCGCCACACGTGCCGGGCGATCAGGCCGGTGCCCACGATGCCGACCTGCCGGGCCCGGCGCCCACCGAGCAGCGTTTGCGCGCCGAGAACCGCGGACGCCGCGGTCCGGGTCGCCGAGACGATCGAGGATTCCATGCAGGCGAACGGGTAGCCGGTGACGCAGTCGTTGAGGATCAGGGTGGCCGAGGCACGGGGGAGACCGTGCCGCGTGTTGTCCGGGAAGCTGGCGATCCACTTGTTGCCGGCGACCTCGAACTCGCCGCCGAGGTAAGCGGGCAGGGAGATGATGCGCGACCGGTCCTGGTGCGGGAAGCGCAGGAACGAACTGTGCGGGTTCGAGCTCTGCCCGGCATCGTGCGCGAGGTAGGCGGCACGGACGACCTCGATCAGCTCCGGGCGGTGATGGTCGGTCTCGGCGGCGATGTCGCCCGCGGCGATCACCGTCATGAGCGGTGGGGCCAAGGTGGACATGGGTTGGCTCTCCTTCAGTTGACGGCCAGTACTTCGACGCCGGCGGTCTGTGCTGCTTCGGCGCGCAACTGCTGAACCCAGGTGGGGTCGTAGACCGTCCCGGCGTAGGCTTGGCCGCGATCGGCGGCGAGGAACGCGACCCGCGGGCGGTGGACGCCGGGACGGCTGCGGGCGAAGTAGTCCTGGACGGCGGAATAGGCACTGCCCGTCGAACCGCCCGCGTACAAGCCGTACTTGGCGGCCATCGCGGCGCAGGCCTCGACGGTGTGCACTTCGGAGACGATCTGGACCTCGTCGATCAGCGCCTGGTCGCACAGCGGTGGCTTGATGCTGGACCCGATGCCGGGGATCCGGCGCTTCTTCGGCGGGCCGCCGAAGATCACCGAGCCTTCGGTGTCGACGGCGACCACCACACAGTCCGGGTAGGCCCCCTTGATCCGGCGGGAGAGCCCGGCGATCGTTCCACCCGTGCCCACGCCGACGAACAGGTAGTCCAGCGGACCGGCCTGCGCGATCAATTCGGCAGCCGTGAAACGGTAATGCGCGTCACTGGCATCCGAATTGGCGTACTGGTTCGGCCAATAGGCAACTTCCAGTTCGGCCAGCAGATCTTGCACACGCGACAACCGCGTCTTCAGATAGCCACCGGCCGCGTCAGCCGCGGCGACCTTTTCCACGCGTCCGCACAAGAGCCGAAGCTGGGCCTCGGTGGACTCGTTGCAGTTCGGATCGATGACCGGGATGAACCGGATCCCGAGCATTCGGCAGTAGTAGG carries:
- a CDS encoding thioesterase II family protein, with translation MTAAGPAAAWLRGLGSRERTARRRLFVFPHAGAGASAYRLAPHLPDTVEVCTVQLPGRESRFAESALTSMDEAVAALAPLVADHTDLPYAFFGHSMGSLIAFETARRLRALGTRLPERLFLSGMRAPDLPDRDSRHTLPDDELLATAEFDGVDAELKELLLPLLRADLTLCETYPYRVEAPLPCAVTVLAGSADDSVGEPELVGWRRHTSSDFSVHLFPGAPHLYVRGAERELAETIVRALSAQG
- the sbnA gene encoding 2,3-diaminopropionate biosynthesis protein SbnA; translated protein: MLHERAEQFLVERARQIRSGLTETPLIALADEKCEIFVKLEFCNPSGSSKDRSAMWILEQAIGRGEITRETTVVESSSGNFALAMAYYCRMLGIRFIPVIDPNCNESTEAQLRLLCGRVEKVAAADAAGGYLKTRLSRVQDLLAELEVAYWPNQYANSDASDAHYRFTAAELIAQAGPLDYLFVGVGTGGTIAGLSRRIKGAYPDCVVVAVDTEGSVIFGGPPKKRRIPGIGSSIKPPLCDQALIDEVQIVSEVHTVEACAAMAAKYGLYAGGSTGSAYSAVQDYFARSRPGVHRPRVAFLAADRGQAYAGTVYDPTWVQQLRAEAAQTAGVEVLAVN
- the sbnB gene encoding 2,3-diaminopropionate biosynthesis protein SbnB, translated to MSTLAPPLMTVIAAGDIAAETDHHRPELIEVVRAAYLAHDAGQSSNPHSSFLRFPHQDRSRIISLPAYLGGEFEVAGNKWIASFPDNTRHGLPRASATLILNDCVTGYPFACMESSIVSATRTAASAVLGAQTLLGGRRARQVGIVGTGLIARHVWRFLRDLGWEIGGFRLFDLEPAVASRFGAMIAGHTEAEIVLADRVEDAFTGCDLVLLTTVAGEPHLHDPRLLAHNPVVLHLSLRDLAPEVILAAQNFTDDVDHAVRERTSLHLTEQRTGNRDFVDGTLGDLLRERLCRDPGRPAIFSPFGLGVLDLAVGKWVHDRIVAAGRGRREGDFFIGAEA
- a CDS encoding MbtH family protein, whose product is MSSSPVEDRYVVVVNHEEQYSVWFADRALPAGWTATGARGTRQECLDHIEQVWTDLTPRSVRTSR
- a CDS encoding non-ribosomal peptide synthetase, yielding MTPTTLVALWEQQAAAAPDAVAVVAGGRHATYAEVDRRATALAAELRIRGVGPEDLVGVCLDRSVELVVALLGILKSGAAYLPLDPGYPADRLRYMTSDSGTGLTLCDAHRRTQALASGVAEVLSAEDFPAEPSVPVGQAVHPSHLAYVIYTSGSTGVPKGVAVDHAAVASFLRSAAERPGLEPGDRVLALTPLSFDISILELFLPLTRGTTVVMAPRAANTDPELLAATIAEAGVSVVQATPTSWRMLLASGWTDGHGRVLLSGGEPLDSRLAGDLLATGGTLWNLYGPTEATVWATAARIAVADRVTVGTALSNTRLHVVDENGREAGPGFVGELWIGGPGVARGYLNRPALTADRFVPDPFGDTPGRLYRTGDLARWSADGTLELLGRNDDQVKVRGVRIELGEIEAAARSHPFVADAVVVVDHEAAGGDQLVAYLVPAPGARNAAADLPRQVREHLARRLPAHMVAQGYAVLEALPRTPAGKADREAARRIPHGPVRASGPAPGDEPLPSRTAAVCRVWAEVLGLDDVAPYDDFFGLGGQSLTAVRVVARLRAQLGVPVDTQSVFAHPTPAALAASLDGAAPSADRPIPAATTAELSFGQERIWFFEQLNDSVPAYHLPVALGVPGGRVDPALLQECLSALVRRHPALRTAFVSDDGRGRPEPREPASVPLRRIEVAEEELDALITRLVRAPFALDRPPLLRADVLCAPSRDVVLLTMHHLACDGASIDLMVRELGEYYAGLADGHRPIPAPLPVTYADYAAWQRERLTGAELERLSGHWRARLSGMPVLELPTSRPRPPAASHRGRRELLRVPIDLTRRLRRLCRAEGITLFMGLLAPLQVLLGRYADETDVAVGTLIGGRPRPELDDVVGYFVNTVVLRTDFSGDPTWRELLGRVREVARQAYAHQELPFEKLVAELSPERDLSRNPLFQVLFALHEEPVAGHLTELYDRKELEGRLGTARFDLAIDVTDHAAGTGDLSISVEYATDLFDAAFVRGLGRHFLRVIEQMVSDVAAPLSELEIVTADELRALTTGNRAEPVPGPSTLVRLWDHQVRSTPDAICVVGDGRSLTFAEADARSSALARKLRAEGVRPESLVAVCLERSVELVVALLGVLRAGGAYVPLDPSYPTDRLRYLLADSGVRLVVADPGHPTSALFSDDVCLVEVDQEPGKDPGPLEEAQPHHLAYVIYTSGSTGNPKGVMITHANITGFLEWNQRLCQLTGRDRALLNHSTAFDNSVWEIFQCLVSGAELHFASPTAAYDPEEFLRQVAERGITTLNATPSQMRVLLESGTDPAARLASVRLLFTGAEAVPHDVARRVLSATAPGCQVYNEYGPTEATITSAFCPITEELLDRHSHLPSVPFGRATDNALLYVLDPRLRPVAPGCRGLLYVGGSAVGRGYLGRPARTAAAYLPDPYAAEPDARMYATGDVVRLLPDGNLVFLGRNDHQVKVRGFRIELGEIESALQSHPAVAECVVAMAGTGSGADHLAAYVIPEHTDRPAPEAAELRAHVAAKLPPYMLPQSYTVIGEIPLTPNGKVDREALPAPRSVAALPPATRRPATKIQLLVAEVWRECLGLGDDFGPEDGFFDVGGSSLTIATVASRLGERLGRRVPPALVFKNPTLAGLAEALGPVSNSPRPS